From Calditrichota bacterium:
AGGCCAAAATCCAAGGCCAGGGCCTTCTTAAAATGCGCCTCTGCCTCGCGCCACATCATGCGCGAGTAGTAGACCTGCCCCAATTGGCAATAGCCCGGCGCATAGGCGGGATCGATGGCCACCGCTTTTTGCAGAAAGGGCAACGCTGCCTCGTATTCACCCTCTGCCAGAAGCCGGCTTGCCGTGGCGCAGAGTTCGGTGAAATCGGCCGCCGTGGCGGGCGGGTCTGGGCTGCTGCTCACATTCGGCTGTTGCGGCACCGGTGACCTAACGCCCTTTTTCCGGCCACGGCTCATCGCTCAAGGTCCTCCTCACCAGATCAATTGCCCCCTCAAGATGCACGCCGGCTGCGCTTTGTGCTGCCAGCTGGTTCTGCTCGACAATGCGCTCGTACACCTCCTCCCTGTGGACCACCACTCCTTTGGGCGCTTCCACGCCGATTTTCACCTGTCGGCCGTTGATGGCCAGCAGCTTGACGCGGATATCGTCCCCGATGGCGATGCTCTCACCGATCTTGCGTGTCAATATGAGCATAGTCGTGCCTTCCTTGGCTTATGGGCCGCTCTTTGAGCACCGGATGGCGGAGGGAGTAGTAGCTGCCCTCCAGTATGTACTGCTTGGCCAAGCGCGCCTTGGGGTTGACCACCACCGGTGCCTTCAGGTTCGCGGTCACCTCCTGAGGCGTCGCCCCGATGGTGATAATGGCGTAGAACTCGGCGTCCTCCTCCCTCTCCAGGCGCAGCGCCTCAAGCACTTTCCTGGACAACCTGGGGTGATAGTCCGGGCAGAAGAAGTGTGGCCGGATCACAGGGAACGAGAGGGCAGCGTCCTCCACCGACTGCAGCCACTGGAACGGCAGGAAGCGCTCCACCGTGAGGATGACGAAGCGGGTGTAGTGTTCAAATCCCGGCAGGCCCTCTGGGATGGTCAGAATGACTTCCTCGTCGAACTCTGTCTCCCTGAGAAAGGCGGTGGTCATTGTCCCTCCCTTCTTCATCCTCTCTCACCCTCCGATTCCACCAGGAGCTACTTCAGATAGTCGAGCAGGTTTATCTGGTTAATGCTAGCCGTCACACTCAGCGCTGCCTGGTAAGAGACCTTTTGCTCCTGCAACCTCACCACTGCTTCAGCTACGTCCGTATCGGCCACCTGCGACAGGAGGCGCTGCAACAGTATCGCTTCGTTGCTCACGCGGTCATGCGTCATCGAAAGGTGGTCGTACTGCAGTCCCACACGCGCTTGCGCGGCGAGCACCTGGTCCAACGCCAGGTCCAGCCCTTCCAGCCCTTGCCGCAATGCCTGGTGGTCATTGCGTACCAGCGCGTTCTTGAGCTGCCGGATAACCGCGAAGACGTCAACATCGCCCGCGTATGCCTCCGGACCGCGCACGTTGACGGTCACTATTGCCCCATCGCCAATCTGCCGCTTCACCTCGCCTGTGATCCCGGCTGGATTGGTGACAAGGTGCAAGGGACTGGAGAGGCGGTAGGAAACATAGTAGGTGGCGCCTTCGCTCATGGTTCCGCCGGTAAGGGCGGTGATTGTGCCTTTCTCATAGTCAACCTCGTAGTCGACCCCTTCGACGAAGGTGGTGCCGCCACCATCGGTGACCACCACGCTGCCGGCGGTGAGCTCCGTATGCTCGAGCTCCACTGCGCTCCCGAGGTGGGCCACGAACCCCTCGTCTTGCACCACATCGGTGAGGGCATAAGGGGCAGTGGCGCTCTGCGTGCCACCGAACACATACTTGCCCTCTTCCTGGCGGTTCGCCACTTGCACGAGCTGTTGCAGGTAGTCAGCCGCCCACTTGGCCATGTCCCGCCGCTCGTCGGCGGTCAACGTGTCGTTCTGTGCCTGCACCACCTTGGCGCGCAACTGGCCGAGAATCTCCACCGAGTCAGCGAGCGCCGCCTCCGTCACCGTCAGCCAATGCTGCCCATCTTCAATGTTCTCCAAAAAGCGACTGTTGTCGGCAATGACCTCCCGAAGGCGAAGCACTCGCGCGGCTCCCTCCGGGTCATCGGAGGGCCGATTGATGCGCTTGCCGGTGGCAATCTGCTCCTGGTATAGATCCACCCGCTGCAGCGAGTTCTGCAGCTGGGCAAGGAGGTTGTCGACCAGCATCTTGTTGGTCACGCGCATATGGTCTCCCCGCTCATATCATCTCAAGGACCGTCTGCATCAGCTCGTCCACCACGTTGACCACCCGGGCCGAGGCCTGGTAGGCGCGC
This genomic window contains:
- the csrA gene encoding carbon storage regulator CsrA, whose amino-acid sequence is MLILTRKIGESIAIGDDIRVKLLAINGRQVKIGVEAPKGVVVHREEVYERIVEQNQLAAQSAAGVHLEGAIDLVRRTLSDEPWPEKGR
- a CDS encoding flagellar assembly protein FliW, with amino-acid sequence MKKGGTMTTAFLRETEFDEEVILTIPEGLPGFEHYTRFVILTVERFLPFQWLQSVEDAALSFPVIRPHFFCPDYHPRLSRKVLEALRLEREEDAEFYAIITIGATPQEVTANLKAPVVVNPKARLAKQYILEGSYYSLRHPVLKERPISQGRHDYAHIDTQDR
- the flgL gene encoding flagellar hook-associated protein FlgL — encoded protein: MRVTNKMLVDNLLAQLQNSLQRVDLYQEQIATGKRINRPSDDPEGAARVLRLREVIADNSRFLENIEDGQHWLTVTEAALADSVEILGQLRAKVVQAQNDTLTADERRDMAKWAADYLQQLVQVANRQEEGKYVFGGTQSATAPYALTDVVQDEGFVAHLGSAVELEHTELTAGSVVVTDGGGTTFVEGVDYEVDYEKGTITALTGGTMSEGATYYVSYRLSSPLHLVTNPAGITGEVKRQIGDGAIVTVNVRGPEAYAGDVDVFAVIRQLKNALVRNDHQALRQGLEGLDLALDQVLAAQARVGLQYDHLSMTHDRVSNEAILLQRLLSQVADTDVAEAVVRLQEQKVSYQAALSVTASINQINLLDYLK